In one Carassius carassius chromosome 14, fCarCar2.1, whole genome shotgun sequence genomic region, the following are encoded:
- the nanp gene encoding N-acylneuraminate-9-phosphatase isoform X1, whose amino-acid sequence MWNMMESRGVSSIIFDLDNTLVDTAGAGRIAIEKVCELLNSMHVQESHIKDICHRFLRKLLHESFDPSEGKTIDDVRIHHWYEALQETQGTDPDPALANSCYYTWKNTRLQVLTLTPEVRSLLEELRKNYKLLLLTNGDTQTQWEKIEAVKCEGLFSLVVVGGDHPEQKPALSIFTHCFESAGVQPKDCIIVGDSLSTDIQGGINARVRATVWINSDCKSLPQGSVTPDYAVPSVLNLNDVLLELS is encoded by the exons ATGTGGAATATGATGGAAAGTCGAGGAGTTTCATCGATTATATTTGACTTGGATAACACGCTGGTCGATACAGCCGGCGCAGGACGAATTGCCATTGAGAAG GTGTGTGAGCTGCTGAACTCGATGCATGTACAGGAAAGCCACATCAAAGACATCTGTCATCGCTTTTTGCGAAAGCTTCTCCACGAATCGTTCGACCCGTCAGAAGGAAAAACAATAGATGATGTGAGGATCCATCACTGGTATGAAGCCCTACAGGAGACGCAGGGCACCGATCCTGATCCGGCTCTGGCCAACAGCTGCTACTACACATGGAAGAACACACGATTACAGGTGCTGACTCTTACTCCTGAGGTTCGATCCCTCCTGGAGGAACTGCGGAAGAACTACAAACTGCTTCTGCTCACCAACGGTGATACTCAGACGCAGTGGGAGAAGATCGAAGCAGTGAAATGTGAGGGCCTCTTTAGTTTGGTGGTGGTCGGAGGAGATCATCCTGAGCAGAAACCGGCGCTCTCCATCTTTACTCACTGCTTCGAGTCTGCGGGAGTCCAGCCGAAGGACTGCATCATTGTGGGAGATTCTCTCAGCACAGACATCCAGGGAGGCATTAATGCAAGAGTGCGGGCCACCGTGTGGATAAACAGTGACTGTAAATCTCTCCCACAGGGCTCTGTGACTCCAGACTACGCTGTTCCTAGTGTACTGAATCTGAACGATGTTCTACTTGAACTGAGTTGA
- the nanp gene encoding N-acylneuraminate-9-phosphatase isoform X2, with amino-acid sequence MHQSTLILPWFFNTHNENVCELLNSMHVQESHIKDICHRFLRKLLHESFDPSEGKTIDDVRIHHWYEALQETQGTDPDPALANSCYYTWKNTRLQVLTLTPEVRSLLEELRKNYKLLLLTNGDTQTQWEKIEAVKCEGLFSLVVVGGDHPEQKPALSIFTHCFESAGVQPKDCIIVGDSLSTDIQGGINARVRATVWINSDCKSLPQGSVTPDYAVPSVLNLNDVLLELS; translated from the exons ATGCATCAGAGTACCTTAATATTACCATGGTTTTTCAACACacataatgaaaat GTGTGTGAGCTGCTGAACTCGATGCATGTACAGGAAAGCCACATCAAAGACATCTGTCATCGCTTTTTGCGAAAGCTTCTCCACGAATCGTTCGACCCGTCAGAAGGAAAAACAATAGATGATGTGAGGATCCATCACTGGTATGAAGCCCTACAGGAGACGCAGGGCACCGATCCTGATCCGGCTCTGGCCAACAGCTGCTACTACACATGGAAGAACACACGATTACAGGTGCTGACTCTTACTCCTGAGGTTCGATCCCTCCTGGAGGAACTGCGGAAGAACTACAAACTGCTTCTGCTCACCAACGGTGATACTCAGACGCAGTGGGAGAAGATCGAAGCAGTGAAATGTGAGGGCCTCTTTAGTTTGGTGGTGGTCGGAGGAGATCATCCTGAGCAGAAACCGGCGCTCTCCATCTTTACTCACTGCTTCGAGTCTGCGGGAGTCCAGCCGAAGGACTGCATCATTGTGGGAGATTCTCTCAGCACAGACATCCAGGGAGGCATTAATGCAAGAGTGCGGGCCACCGTGTGGATAAACAGTGACTGTAAATCTCTCCCACAGGGCTCTGTGACTCCAGACTACGCTGTTCCTAGTGTACTGAATCTGAACGATGTTCTACTTGAACTGAGTTGA
- the polr1b gene encoding DNA-directed RNA polymerase I subunit RPA2 yields the protein MDLNKWCNLKSEPSLKHLTEAGFGVPKEKQHVPVQELVKAHTESFDQAVTDGLCRVVEAIPPMEFMYKGDRISLSFVEAIIHTPAVSKGGISSDLRVFPAECRGRRCTYRGKLVADVSWSINGIPKGIIKQSLGNVPIMVKSKLCNLHGLSPKELIEHHEEAEEMGGYFIINGIEKVIRLLIMPRRNYPIAVSRPKFKSRGQGYTQYAISMRCVRGEHTAINMNLHYLDNGTVMVNFIYRKELFFLPLGFALKALVDFSDYQIYQELIKGREENSFYKSCVSEMLRMVMEQGCMTKAKVLNYLGERFRVKLNLPDWFTHEQCAHFLLDECLCIHLKSDVEKFYMLCLMTRKLFGFAKQECMEENPDSLMFQEVLTPGQLYLMFLKEKMAGWLVSVKLSLDKRGQRLGGLTADSVTKLFNTGTDLTRSFEYLLATGNLQSKTGLGMLQDSGLCVVADKLNFIRYLSHFRCVHRGAAFAKMRTTSVRKLLPESWGFLCPVHTPDGEPCGLMNHLTAHCEIVAPMHPTTTLPALLCSLGVTAADGSPGQPYSDCYPVILDGAMIGWVEKEVAPSVIESLRRFKVLGERKIQPWTEIVLVPQTGKASLYPGLYLFTTPCRMVRPVRNLGLGKQELIGTFEQVYLNVGIFEEELEQGVTTHQELFPHSMLSVVAEFIPFSDHNQSPRNMYQCQMSKQTMGFPLHSYQERSDNKLYRLQTPQSPLVRPAMYDHYDVDNYPIGTNAIVAVISYTGYDMEDAMIVNKSSWERGFAHGSVYKTELIDLSEKVKGEDSIVFGVKPGDPKVMDKLDADGLPFIGSTLKYGDPHYSYINLNTGQSYVTFFKYQESCVVDNIKVCSNDTGTGRFKRVCITTRIPRNPTIGDKFASRHGQKGILSRLWPAEDMPFTESGMCPDILFNPHGFPSRMTIGMLIESMAGKSAALHGLCHDATPFKFSEESSALEHFGKMLKAAGYNYYGTERLYSGISGLELEADIFIGVVYYQRLRHMVSDKFQVRTTGARDKVTNQPLGGRNVQGGIRFGEMERDALLAHGTSFLLHDRLFNCSDRSVAQVCMDCGSLLSPLLEKPPPYWSNTRHRKTICLLCNKSDSIETVSVPYVFRYFVAELAAMNIKIKLDVK from the exons ATGGATCTTAACAAGTGGTGCAATTTAAAGTCCGAACCGAGTTTAAAACATTTGACAGAGGCAGGGTTCGGTGTCCCGAAGGAAAAGCAGCACGTGCCCGTGCAGGAGCTGGTGAAGGCGCACACTGAATCATTCGACCAGGCAGTTACTGATGGATTATGTCGGGTTGTGGAG GCCATTCCTCCTATGGAGTTCATGTACAAGGGAGACAGGATCAGTCTGTCGTTCGTGGAGGCCATCATTCACACTCCAGCGGTCTCTAAAGGAGGAATCAGCAGTGACCTGCGGGTCTTCCCTGCTGAATGCAGAGGCAGGCGCTGTACTTACAGAGGAAAGCTAGTG gcAGACGTGAGTTGGTCTATTAATGGCATTCCCAAAGGAATCATCAAACAGTCTCTGGGTAATGTGCCAATCATGGTCAAATCAAAACTCTGCAACCTTCATGGTCTCTCACCCAAAGAACTCATCGAACATCACGAAGAAGCTGAG GAAATGGGCGGCTATTTCATCATTAATGGCATAGAGAAGGTGATTCGTCTTCTGATCATGCCGAGGAGGAACTATCCCATCGCAGTGTCAAGACCAAAGTTTAAGAGCAGAGGACAGGGCTACACTCAGTATG CTATTTCAATGCGCTGTGTAAGAGGCGAACACACAGCCATTAATATGAATCTTCACTACCTGGACAATGGAACAGTGATGGTGAATTTCATTTACCGAAAGGAGCTGTTCTTTCTTCCCTTGGGCTTTGCACTGAAG GCTTTAGTGGACTTCTCAGATTACCAGATCTACCAGGAGCTGATTAAAGGTCGAGAGGAAAACTCCTTCTACAAAAGCTGTGTCTCAGAAATGCTGCGTATGGTCATGGAGCAGGGCTGCATGACTAAAGCCAAGGTGCTTAATTACCTGGGCGAGCGTTTCCGGGTCAAACTTAACCTCCCAGACTGGTTCACTCATGAGCAGTGTGCTCACTTCCTGTTAGA TGAATGTCTGTGTATTCACCTGAAGTCAGATGTGGAGAAGTTCTACATGTTGTGTCTGATGACACGGAAGCTTTTCGGCTTTGCCAAGCAGGAGTGTATGGAGGAAAACCCGGACAGTCTGATGTTCCAAGAGGTTCTGACACCAGGCCAGCTCTACCTCATGTTCCTAAAA GAGAAAATGGCAGGCTGGTTGGTATCGGTAAAACTGTCGTTGGACAAGAGAGGTCAGAGACTGGGAGGACTGACTGCAGATAGTGTGACCAAACTTTTCAACACGGGGACAGATCTCACCAGATCCTTTGAGTATCTGTTAGCCACAGGAAACCTCCAGTCCAAGACCG GTCTGGGCATGCTGCAGGACTCCGGACTGTGTGTCGTAGCAGATAAGCTGAACTTCATCCGTTACCTGTCTCATTTCCGCTGTGTGCACAGAGGAGCCGCCTTCGCTAAGATGAGGACCACATCTGTGAGGAAGCTGCTGCCAGAGTCCTGGGGTTTCCTGTGCCCCGTTCACACTCCGGACGGAGAACCGTGCGGCCTTATGAACCACCTGACGGCCCACTGCGAGATTGTGGCCCCGATGCACCCCACAACAACCCTGCCTGCCCTGCTCTGCTCGCTGG GTGTAACTGCGGCAGACGGGAGCCCCGGTCAGCCGTATTCAGACTGTTATCCTGTTATACTGGACGGAGCCATGATTGGTTGGGTGGAAAAAGAAGTGGCACCATCAGTCATCGAATCTCTTCGCAGATTTAAG GTGCTGGGAGAGAGGAAGATTCAGCCCTGGACTGAGATCGTTTTGGTTCCTCAGACGGGTAAAGCCAGCTTGTACCCAGGCCTCTATCTGTTCACGACACCCTGTCGCATGGTGCGGCCCGTCCGGAACCTTGGCTTGGGCAAACAGGAGCTTATTGGCACCTTTGAACAG GTGTATCTGAACGTGGGCATCTTCGAGGAAGAGCTGGAGCAGGGAGTGACCACACATCAAGAACTGTTTCCTCACAGCATGTTGAGTGTGGTGGCAGAATTCATCCCGTTCTCTGATCACAATCAGAGCCCCAGAAACATGTACCAGTGCCAGATGA GTAAACAGACTATGGGCTTCCCGCTGCATTCATACCAGGAACGTTCAGACAATAAACTGTACCGTCTGCAGACCCCTCAGAGTCCTCTGGTCAGACCTGCGATGTACGATCACTACGACGTTGATAATTACCCTATTGGCACCAACGCGATAGTGGCTGTCATTTCTTACACTGGCTACGATATGGAAGACGCTATG ATTGTCAATAAGTCTTCATGGGAGCGTGGCTTTGCTCATGGTTCAGTTTATAAGACTGAGCTCATAGACCTGTCCGAAAAGGTCAAAGGTGAAGACAGCATTGTGTTTGGGGTGAAGCCAGGTGACCCCAAAGTAATGGACAAGCTGGATGCAGACGGATTGCCGTTTATTGGCTCCACGCTGAAGTATGGAGACCCTCACTACAGCTACATCAATCTCAATACCGGCCAGAGCTATGTGACCTTCTTCAA GTATCAGGAGAGCTGTGTGGTGGACAACATCAAGGTGTGCAGCAATGACACCGGCACTGGCCGCTTCAAACGTGTTTGCATCACAACCCGTATTCCCAGAAACCCCACCATCGGAGACAAGTTCGCCAGCAGACACGGTCAGAAGGGAATCCTGAGCCGTCTGTGGCCTGCGGAGGACATGCCCTTCACAGAGAGCGGCATGTGTCCGGACATCCTGTTCAACCCGCACGGCTTCCCCTCCAGAATGACCATCGGGATGCTCATCGAGAGCATGGCTGGAAAATCCGCAGCCCTCCACGGCCTGTGTCACGACGCCACGCCATTCAAGTTCTCTGAGGAGAGCTCTGCACTCGAGCACTTCGGCAAAATGCTGAAAGCAGCAGGATACAATTACTACGGCACGGAGCGCCTCTACTCTGGCATTAGCGGCTTGGAGCTTGAGGCGGACATCTTCATCGGGGTGGTTTACTACCAGCGCTTGCGTCACATGGTCTCCGACAAATTCCAGGTCAGAACTACGGGAGCGAGAGATAAAGTGACCAATCAGCCGCTGGGAGGGAGGAACGTTCAGGGAGGAATCCGCTTCGGAGAGATGGAACGTGACGCTCTGCTGGCCCACGGGACGTCATTCCTGCTCCACGACCGGCTGTTTAATTGCTCAGATCGTTCTGTGGCGCAGGTTTGCATGGACTGCGGTAGCCTGCTGTCGCCGCTTCTGGAAAAGCCTCCTCCTTATTGGTCAAATACACGCCATCGGAAAACCATCTGCTTGCTGTGCAACAAGAGCGACTCTattgagactgtgtctgttccttaTGTGTTTAGATACTTCGTAGCAGAGCTTGCGGCAATGAACATCAAAATCAAATTAGACGTCAAGTAA